CAACCATTCAGCAATTCAACCATTCAACCATTCAGCAATTCAACAATTCAACAATATAACAGTTTAACAATTCTTACAGATGTTATTTAGTAACAAGAAAGAAAAACAGATAGAGGAACACATCCTTCAAAACGAAAATCGTGACCAAAGTTATTGGGCTATGGTGAAGCGGCAATTCTACAAGAACCGTTTGGCGGTGTGGTCTTTGCGAATATTTTATATCATATTTTTTCTCGCTGTGTTTGCCGATTTTTTGGCGAACGAAAAACCGATTGTCGCCAAATTGGATGGGGAAGTGTATTTTCCTGTCATGAATGGCTATGCGGTCAATTTGGGACTGAGTAGTTGGGAAGATCAGTTTGTGACCAAACGATGGGATGAACACAACTACGATTTTGTGATTTTTCCTCCGATTCCTTACTCTCCGACGACAATTGATGTTTTCAATACCGATTATGTAGGGCCTTTCGACAAACAGGAGGTAAAGTCGCTGCGTTGGAAACATTGGATGGGGACAGACGAATTGGGTCGAGATACGGCAGCTGGAATGATTTATGGCGCAAGGGTAGCAATTGCAGTGGGGGTGATAGCGATGTCAATTTCTACGATTATTGGTATTCTGATTGGCGCATTGGCGGGTTATTTTGGGGATAACCGCTTGAAAATGTCCCGTATTCGTTTGTTTTTAAATATTGTTGGTTTAATCATTGCGGTTTTTTATGCCTTCATTGCTCGTTCTTATTACTTCTCGAATGCCGATGAGGAGGGAGGTTTGCTGCAACAGTTTGTGATTAGCCTCTTCATTTTTGTAGGGGTCATGGGTATTGCCAACTTGCTATCGTCCTTTTTGAAGCAAATTAGTTGGTTGGGTGAAAAGGTGACGATTGCAGTGGATATTTTGGTGATGCGTGCGATTGAAGTCCTCAATTCGATTCCGAGATTGCTGCTAATTTTGTCCATTGTAGCGATTACCGAACCTTCGGTCGTGAATGTGATGGTGATTATTGGCTTGATTTCGTGGACAGGAATTGCTCGTTTTATTCGGGCGGAACTTTTGCGAGTGCGTAACTTGGAGTATATTGAAGCTGCTCAGGCTTTGGGTTTTAGTGAAAAACGCATTATTTGGCGACATGCGATTCCGAATGCGCTGACTCCTGTGTTGATTGCGATTGCTTTTGGAGTGGCTTCTGCGATTTTGATTGAAGCCTTTTTGTCCTTTTTGGGTATTGGCTTGGCGGCAGAGGATGTGACTTGGGGTTCGCTGCTGAATTTGGCTCGTGGAAAGTTTGCGGCTTGGTGGTTGGCGATTTTCCCTGGTTTTGCGATTTTTATTACAGTGACGATTTTTAATTTGTTGGGAGAGGGATTGACGGATGCGCTAGACCCGAGGTTGAAGCAGTGAGAGGAAATTCAAATTCAAAATTCAAGTACAAATTCAACATACTTTAGTAAAACAACACAAACAAGGTCTTATGAAAGAGCTAATCATTATTCTCTTGACCATACTAATGGGAGCAAATTCATTTGCACAGCAAAATCCAACCGAACAGGCTCAACCCATTGTTGAAGAAGGGAAAAGACTCTACAAATCTGAAATGGCTTCTTGGCACGGAACAGATTTATTTCTTGAGCAATATACAAATCAAGAGAATATTGGAGGATATTTTTCCTACTCGGAAGAGGACACTTCAAAATGTGTTTTTTTTTCAAAAGAAGATATTCCAAAAATAATCGGAACTATTGCCTTTGATTCTACTTTCAACACCGAAACAGCAATAATTGATATCAAGGAGAGAAAATTTTCAAAAATAGAAGAAGGTTTGTATGAAATTCGCAATAAGGCATTGAATTTAATACAGTCGGATACATTATTTAAATTATATGAAAACACAAATTTTAATTTAATCCCCATCATACATAACAAAGAAAAGAAAGTATATATATTGACAGGTCCCTCAGTAAGTGGGGTGGTAATTTTTGGCAATGATTATCTGATTACTTTCGATGAGGAAAATGAAATTGTAGATAAGAAACAATTGCATAAAAATCTGATACCGATAGAATATGGAGAGGAAAGAGAAGATGGACAAATCGTAGTAGGAGCTGTTCATTCACACTTACCTGAAACAGGAGAATTTATCACCGCAACAGACATTTGTACACTCATGCTTTATGCAAAGTATGCACAATGGAAATCGCATAATGTTGTGTCGGAAAAATACTTGAATATTTGGAATTGCGAAACCAATACCTTGACTGTCATTTCAATGGATGCAGTGAGAGCAATGGATAATCATCAAGAAAAGAAGGAAAAGAGAGGCAAAAAGAAGTAGAAAAGCAAAAAATGATTTCATGAAATTATTCTGAACAAATTGCTATCCAAAAAGCCTTTATGAACATCCATAAAGGCTTTTTTATTCAACCAAGATAAAAAAATAAACACTTCAAATCATTCAACTTTGTGAAAAAACGCAAACTTTCCCTTCAACTTTAAAAAAGGCTTTTCAAAAAACTGATAGCTTATCCAAGCAATCGCCCAACTGATGCCAAAAGCCATTGCCGTTTCGATCACCAAAACCCCTGCAATACTGTCATTCCAACCCATTTTTTTGGAGAGGATGAGTGCAGCCAAAATACCCACAAAATGTAGGCAGTACAAACCATAAGTCATTTGTCCCCAACGGGTGAGACGTTGCCAGTTTTTCATTTTGAAGAAGGAGTGATGACTGTAATTTTGCTCCAAAAGAATAAAGGCAAAAAAGAAGGAGTAAATGAGTCTTGAAGTAATTTGAAGGAAAGGGAAAGGGAAAATACTTTTCTCAAACAGAATCAAAACGAAACCAATTAGGTAAATTCCAATAATTGTTTTTCGGTTTAACCCTTCAAAATAAGCCCGAAACGCAGGTAAATAATAACTGCAATAGGCCATCACTCCTCCCACACACATATCCGAAATAACGCTGAAAGTGTGGTAATACATCACCATATAATCATAGTAGTGAACACTCCGAAACACCAATGAGCCAAATATTAAAATAACGAAAGCTTTGAGATAGTGCTTTTTGGGGAGAATACTCAGCAGCAAAGGCCAAAACAAATAGAACTGCTCTTCAATCGAAACCGACCACAATACACCCAGAATCGTAGCATCGGGTAATCCGTTC
The Chitinophagales bacterium genome window above contains:
- a CDS encoding acyltransferase, producing the protein MRFFAFFGVFMHHSFHTELAWIKESSIYQVADFLFKNGDMGVNFFFVLSGFLITYLLINEKETYQKINIPYFYVRRILRIWPLYYAVLLIGFVGFPILKQVMGTAANETASPFLYAFFLGNFSDLWNGLPDATILGVLWSVSIEEQFYLFWPLLLSILPKKHYLKAFVILIFGSLVFRSVHYYDYMVMYYHTFSVISDMCVGGVMAYCSYYLPAFRAYFEGLNRKTIIGIYLIGFVLILFEKSIFPFPFLQITSRLIYSFFFAFILLEQNYSHHSFFKMKNWQRLTRWGQMTYGLYCLHFVGILAALILSKKMGWNDSIAGVLVIETAMAFGISWAIAWISYQFFEKPFLKLKGKFAFFHKVE
- a CDS encoding ABC transporter permease; translation: MLFSNKKEKQIEEHILQNENRDQSYWAMVKRQFYKNRLAVWSLRIFYIIFFLAVFADFLANEKPIVAKLDGEVYFPVMNGYAVNLGLSSWEDQFVTKRWDEHNYDFVIFPPIPYSPTTIDVFNTDYVGPFDKQEVKSLRWKHWMGTDELGRDTAAGMIYGARVAIAVGVIAMSISTIIGILIGALAGYFGDNRLKMSRIRLFLNIVGLIIAVFYAFIARSYYFSNADEEGGLLQQFVISLFIFVGVMGIANLLSSFLKQISWLGEKVTIAVDILVMRAIEVLNSIPRLLLILSIVAITEPSVVNVMVIIGLISWTGIARFIRAELLRVRNLEYIEAAQALGFSEKRIIWRHAIPNALTPVLIAIAFGVASAILIEAFLSFLGIGLAAEDVTWGSLLNLARGKFAAWWLAIFPGFAIFITVTIFNLLGEGLTDALDPRLKQ